Proteins co-encoded in one Prescottella sp. R16 genomic window:
- a CDS encoding M23 family metallopeptidase → MTVPHRPPPPRLLARTATAVLLAAGCTFGATAGSTAVAAPAADAAFTWPLHPRPHVTRPFDEPEHNWLPGHRGVDLAAAAGQAVYAAGSGTVVFAGAVAGRPVVSVEHASGLRTTYEPVDASVTTGSRVLRGDVLGTVVAGHPECAVDACLHWGARRGRDDYLDPLPLVRAAVIRLLPVTGGAGHARG, encoded by the coding sequence ATGACCGTCCCTCACCGACCGCCGCCGCCTCGCCTTCTCGCCCGCACCGCTACGGCGGTGCTGCTCGCGGCCGGGTGCACGTTCGGGGCCACGGCCGGGTCGACGGCGGTGGCCGCGCCGGCCGCCGACGCGGCGTTCACGTGGCCGCTGCACCCCCGCCCGCACGTGACCCGTCCGTTCGACGAGCCGGAGCACAACTGGCTGCCCGGGCATCGGGGCGTCGACCTCGCGGCGGCGGCCGGGCAGGCGGTGTACGCGGCGGGCTCGGGCACGGTGGTGTTCGCGGGTGCCGTCGCGGGCAGACCCGTGGTGTCGGTGGAGCATGCGAGCGGGCTACGGACCACGTACGAGCCGGTCGACGCCTCGGTCACCACCGGCAGCCGGGTGCTGCGGGGCGACGTGCTCGGCACCGTCGTGGCCGGCCATCCCGAGTGCGCGGTGGACGCATGCCTGCACTGGGGTGCCCGGCGCGGCCGCGACGACTACCTCGATCCGCTGCCGCTGGTACGGGCGGCGGTGATCCGGCTGCTACCGGTCACCGGCGGTGCCGGTCACGCTCGCGGGTGA
- a CDS encoding multidrug effflux MFS transporter, with amino-acid sequence MLCVLALLSAIAPLATDMYLPALPSMTEHLGTTDTAVQSTLATFMAGLGIGQLIAGPLSDGTGRRRLLIGGTALCAVSGVLCAIAPSIEVLVAARLLQGFSGGVGIVLARAVIADRAKGDAAARLFSIMMIIGGVAPVVAPLMGGALLGPVGWRGIFWVLAGAAVVMLLGVLFLVPETLPVERRHGGGLAALAGNLRYVVTNRIYLGYAFTFMFGFGALFSYISASPFVVQGILGLSPGQFSIVFAVNSLGIMLGSIVNTKLIGTVSPRRLLTFGVGLLMTSGLLLTLATTIGGTNIWLVLPLMFSSVTAIGFIMGNATALAQGQVTEAAGTGSALMGAGQFGLAAIVTPLVGIGGTAVPMAVAILVSGTVALASLKILARAD; translated from the coding sequence ATGCTCTGCGTACTTGCCCTCCTCTCGGCGATCGCTCCCCTGGCCACGGACATGTATCTGCCCGCGCTGCCGTCGATGACCGAACACCTCGGCACGACCGACACCGCCGTCCAGTCGACCCTCGCGACGTTCATGGCGGGTCTCGGCATCGGCCAGCTGATCGCCGGACCGTTGTCCGACGGCACGGGCCGCCGCCGGCTGTTGATCGGCGGCACGGCCCTGTGCGCGGTCAGTGGTGTGCTGTGTGCGATCGCCCCCAGCATCGAGGTTCTCGTCGCGGCCCGGCTGCTGCAGGGTTTCAGCGGCGGCGTCGGGATCGTGCTGGCGCGCGCGGTGATCGCGGACCGCGCGAAGGGCGATGCGGCGGCCCGACTGTTCAGCATCATGATGATCATCGGTGGTGTCGCCCCCGTCGTGGCACCGCTCATGGGTGGCGCGCTGCTCGGGCCGGTCGGCTGGCGCGGCATCTTCTGGGTACTCGCCGGCGCCGCCGTCGTCATGCTGCTCGGCGTGTTGTTCCTCGTTCCGGAGACGCTGCCGGTCGAACGCCGGCACGGTGGCGGTCTGGCCGCGCTCGCCGGCAACCTGCGTTACGTGGTGACCAACCGGATCTACCTCGGGTACGCGTTCACGTTCATGTTCGGGTTCGGTGCCCTGTTCTCGTACATCTCGGCGTCACCGTTCGTGGTGCAGGGCATCCTGGGACTGTCCCCCGGCCAGTTCTCGATCGTGTTCGCGGTCAACTCGCTGGGCATCATGCTCGGCAGCATCGTCAACACGAAGCTGATCGGCACGGTCTCGCCGCGTCGGCTCCTCACGTTCGGGGTGGGTCTGCTGATGACGTCCGGTCTGCTGCTGACGCTCGCCACCACGATCGGCGGCACGAACATCTGGCTCGTCCTGCCGCTCATGTTCAGTTCCGTGACGGCGATCGGCTTCATCATGGGCAATGCCACCGCGCTCGCGCAGGGGCAGGTGACCGAGGCCGCGGGTACCGGGTCGGCGCTCATGGGTGCGGGTCAGTTCGGTCTGGCCGCGATCGTCACCCCGCTCGTCGGTATCGGCGGGACGGCGGTGCCGATGGCGGTCGCGATCCTGGTGTCGGGCACGGTCGCGTTGGCGTCGCTGAAGATCCTGGCCCGCGCCGACTGA
- the rpsB gene encoding 30S ribosomal protein S2: MAVVTMRQLLDSGAHFGHQTRRWNPKMKRFILTDRNGIYIIDLQQTLTYIDKAYEFVKQTVAHGGTVLFVGTKKQAQESIAGEATRVGMPYVNQRWLGGMLTNFSTVHKRLQRLKELESMEQTGGFEGRTKKEILMLTREMTKLDRTLGGIRDMAKVPSAIWVVDTNKEHIAVGEARKLNIPVIAVLDTNCDPDLVDYPIPGNDDAIRSAALLTKVVASAVAEGLQARAGASADKDAKPEAAAGEPLAEWEQELLSQAAPAAEGAAPAAEGDAPAADAPQS; encoded by the coding sequence ATGGCTGTTGTGACCATGCGGCAGCTGCTCGACAGCGGCGCACACTTCGGGCACCAGACCCGCCGTTGGAACCCGAAGATGAAGCGGTTCATCCTCACCGACCGCAACGGCATCTACATCATCGACCTGCAGCAGACGCTGACGTACATCGACAAGGCGTACGAATTCGTCAAGCAGACCGTCGCCCACGGCGGCACCGTGCTGTTCGTCGGCACCAAGAAGCAGGCGCAGGAGTCCATCGCCGGCGAGGCCACCCGCGTCGGCATGCCCTACGTCAACCAGCGTTGGCTGGGCGGCATGCTCACCAACTTCTCGACCGTCCACAAGCGCCTGCAGCGCCTGAAGGAGCTCGAGTCGATGGAGCAGACCGGTGGCTTCGAGGGTCGCACCAAGAAGGAAATCCTCATGCTCACGCGTGAGATGACCAAGCTGGATCGCACCCTCGGTGGTATCCGCGACATGGCCAAGGTTCCGTCGGCCATCTGGGTCGTCGACACCAACAAGGAGCACATCGCCGTCGGCGAGGCCCGCAAGCTGAACATCCCGGTCATCGCGGTCCTGGACACCAACTGCGACCCCGACCTCGTCGACTACCCGATCCCGGGCAACGACGACGCGATCCGCAGTGCCGCCCTGCTGACCAAGGTCGTCGCTTCCGCCGTCGCCGAGGGCCTGCAGGCCCGCGCCGGTGCGAGCGCCGACAAGGACGCCAAGCCGGAGGCTGCAGCCGGCGAGCCGCTCGCCGAGTGGGAGCAGGAGCTCCTCTCGCAGGCTGCTCCGGCAGCCGAGGGTGCTGCCCCGGCAGCCGAGGGTGACGCCCCCGCCGCGGACGCCCCGCAGTCCTAG
- a CDS encoding siderophore-interacting protein codes for MARKTSTLTVVRTERIARHLVRVVLGGPGFDTFEPSEFTDSYVKIQFGSADEPALRTYTVRHVDPVARELAIDFVVHGDDGIAGPWAATVEPGTTVTLHGPGGAYAPRPDADWHLIAGDESALPAIAAAVEALTPDTVAKVFVEVAGPADEIALAAGPHVEITWVHRGVTADTAGPDLSGAASPLVAAVRAAEWLPGDVHVFVHGEADVVMKHLRPYLRKERGVPAASASISGYWRRGRTEEGFRVWKSELAASEKVAG; via the coding sequence GTGGCGCGGAAGACGTCGACGTTGACAGTGGTGCGGACCGAGAGGATCGCTCGGCACCTGGTGCGGGTCGTTCTGGGTGGCCCCGGATTCGACACCTTCGAGCCGTCCGAGTTCACCGACTCGTACGTCAAGATCCAGTTCGGCAGCGCGGACGAGCCGGCCCTGCGGACGTACACCGTCCGGCACGTCGATCCGGTGGCCCGCGAACTGGCGATCGACTTCGTCGTCCACGGCGACGACGGGATCGCGGGTCCGTGGGCGGCCACCGTCGAGCCGGGCACCACGGTGACCCTCCACGGGCCGGGCGGAGCCTATGCGCCGCGCCCCGACGCCGACTGGCACCTCATCGCCGGCGACGAGTCGGCGCTGCCGGCGATCGCGGCGGCCGTCGAAGCCCTCACACCCGACACGGTCGCGAAGGTGTTCGTCGAGGTCGCCGGGCCGGCCGACGAGATCGCACTCGCGGCCGGCCCGCACGTCGAGATCACCTGGGTGCATCGCGGCGTCACCGCGGACACCGCCGGCCCCGATCTGAGCGGGGCCGCGTCTCCGCTCGTCGCCGCCGTCCGCGCCGCGGAGTGGCTGCCCGGTGACGTGCACGTGTTCGTGCACGGCGAGGCCGATGTCGTCATGAAGCATCTGCGGCCGTATCTCCGCAAGGAACGGGGTGTGCCGGCCGCGTCGGCATCGATCTCCGGCTACTGGCGTCGCGGCCGGACCGAGGAAGGCTTCCGGGTGTGGAAGTCGGAGCTCGCCGCGTCCGAGAAGGTGGCCGGCTGA
- a CDS encoding tyrosine recombinase XerC has protein sequence MRAHLDAYTEHLRLERGRSEHTVRAYIGDVASLLAYLDRDRPGAPLADLDLQMLRAWLGAQAAAGVARTTLARRTSSARGFTAWAQRTGRTGTDPGVRLAAPKTHRTLPAVLRQEQAADIMTAAESGAAQEDPIALRDRLIVELLYSTGIRVGELCGLDIGDVDAGRRVLRVLGKGDKERVVPYGRPAEDALTVWLRAGRPELVNDRSGDALLLGRRGGRLDQRQARSVVHDAVQAVPGAPDLAPHGLRHSAATHLLEGGADLRVVQEVLGHSSLATTQLYTHVSVARLRAVHDQAHPRA, from the coding sequence CTGCGGGCGCACCTCGACGCCTACACCGAGCATCTGCGGCTGGAACGCGGTCGCTCCGAGCACACCGTCCGCGCGTACATCGGAGACGTGGCGAGCCTGCTCGCGTATCTCGACCGGGACCGCCCGGGGGCACCGCTCGCCGACCTGGACCTGCAGATGCTGAGGGCGTGGCTCGGCGCGCAGGCCGCCGCCGGCGTCGCACGGACGACACTCGCCCGCCGGACGTCGTCGGCCCGGGGGTTCACCGCGTGGGCGCAGCGCACCGGCCGGACCGGCACCGATCCGGGAGTGCGTCTGGCCGCCCCGAAAACGCACCGGACCCTCCCGGCCGTCCTACGGCAGGAACAGGCCGCCGACATCATGACCGCCGCCGAATCCGGGGCCGCCCAGGAAGACCCGATCGCCCTGCGGGACCGATTGATCGTGGAACTGCTGTACTCGACCGGTATCCGGGTCGGTGAACTGTGCGGCCTCGACATCGGCGACGTCGACGCCGGCCGCCGCGTCCTACGGGTCCTCGGCAAGGGCGACAAGGAACGCGTCGTCCCGTACGGACGGCCCGCCGAGGACGCTCTCACCGTGTGGCTGCGGGCCGGGCGCCCCGAACTCGTGAACGACCGTTCCGGTGACGCGCTGCTCCTCGGGCGCCGTGGCGGACGCCTCGACCAGCGTCAGGCCCGCAGCGTCGTCCACGACGCCGTGCAGGCGGTGCCCGGCGCCCCCGACCTCGCCCCGCACGGGCTGCGGCACTCGGCCGCCACCCACCTCCTCGAAGGCGGCGCCGACCTGCGCGTCGTCCAGGAAGTGCTGGGACATTCGAGTCTCGCGACGACGCAGCTGTACACCCACGTCTCCGTCGCCCGACTGCGCGCCGTCCACGACCAGGCTCACCCGCGAGCGTGA
- the tsf gene encoding translation elongation factor Ts, protein MANYTAADVKRLRELTGSGMMDCKNALTETDGDFDKAVELLRIKGAKDVGKRAERSTAEGLVIAKDGVMIELNAETDFVAKNAEFQALADTVVGAAAAAKPADLEALKALEVDGKTVDALVQELSAKIGEKLELRRVVSLDGPVATYLHKRASDLPPAVGVLVEYTGEGDAAAEAARAVGMQVAALKAKYLSRDEVPADVVEAERRVAEQTAKEEGKPEAALPKIVEGRVNGFFKDVVLLEQSSVTDSKKTVKALLDDAGVTVTRFARFEVGAS, encoded by the coding sequence ATGGCGAACTACACCGCCGCCGATGTCAAGCGGCTCCGTGAGCTCACCGGCTCCGGCATGATGGACTGCAAGAACGCGCTCACCGAGACCGACGGCGACTTCGACAAGGCTGTCGAGCTGCTGCGCATCAAGGGTGCGAAGGACGTCGGCAAGCGTGCCGAGCGCTCCACCGCCGAGGGCCTGGTCATCGCCAAGGACGGCGTCATGATCGAGCTCAACGCCGAGACCGACTTCGTCGCGAAGAACGCCGAGTTCCAGGCGCTCGCCGACACCGTCGTCGGTGCCGCCGCCGCCGCGAAGCCGGCCGACCTGGAGGCCCTCAAGGCCCTCGAGGTCGACGGCAAGACCGTCGACGCGCTGGTGCAGGAGCTCTCCGCCAAGATCGGTGAGAAGCTCGAGCTGCGTCGCGTCGTCTCCCTCGACGGCCCCGTCGCCACCTACCTGCACAAGCGTGCTTCGGACCTGCCGCCGGCCGTCGGCGTGCTCGTCGAGTACACCGGTGAGGGCGACGCCGCCGCCGAGGCCGCTCGCGCCGTCGGTATGCAGGTCGCGGCCCTCAAGGCCAAGTACCTGTCCCGTGACGAGGTTCCGGCCGACGTCGTCGAGGCCGAGCGTCGTGTCGCCGAGCAGACGGCGAAGGAAGAGGGCAAGCCCGAGGCTGCCCTGCCGAAGATCGTCGAAGGCCGTGTCAACGGCTTCTTCAAGGACGTCGTCCTGCTCGAGCAGTCGTCGGTGACCGACTCCAAGAAGACCGTCAAGGCTCTTCTGGACGACGCCGGTGTGACCGTCACCCGCTTCGCGCGGTTCGAGGTCGGCGCCAGCTAG